In Alkalihalobacillus sp. FSL W8-0930, a single window of DNA contains:
- a CDS encoding AraC family transcriptional regulator, protein MNLIKRVKRGWSREYFRKNFLLILIIAFIPGIISGVGIQWFGVTTVKKELRERHTIQIAETAEMVDDQLEYLELSLSYWAFEKRFGPDLMDRNFVKDILETRDMMQLLTVIQGSHPLIERVELYINKDDEPLLFSPFYSKVKPVEYAYYQSLLKSDHSMGWAHTQQPRSDREESTILSHSIPGASQMPLGLLSVTLDQKKFGQLIQTLKTDEQGITFLMNSRQQMIVPETDSSNTYFVSALKNELTQLEDSSGSIEYVYNGHSYSVSFGQFDRVNDEWTYVSAVPLSAITAPIEWISRSIVIISITGLVVALILTWFGSQTIYRPVERLIEKVQKENAGDESINPQGEFTLLEEGFTQLYQERQRLKSRLTSETPQLQKSFLIQLSQGYLYQQTKQQLTDRMENYGWKIDQHVFRVIDIQAIGLEEGNHSFITSDEGLITFSIQNIVEELCEKYFDQFSVLDNYDLSVSLFLIEQPSQTKEMRSFVQELTSLVNRLLKLQLIISVSEPSSQVKRIHALFEETRQGKYQRRFKNQNQIHFLEETQMEHKRNQASYPFEVEREVVQSIRKGDREEIHHQLERFLNQLVADAKTWENIQMGMLQLFSRIQHEILHSDIHLEEIFSNRNLYAELSVIKEPVRMLNWLETNVIEPYLAHLKERVNQEVKGLVENVIDYLKSSYMHDISLDYCAEKFETNAHTLSRSFKKVTGIKFIDYLTDLRIEHSKRLLIETNLKIHEVAEQVGYRHSYFNRIFKKSVDLSPSEFRKKFGQ, encoded by the coding sequence TTGAACCTGATTAAGCGAGTTAAGAGAGGGTGGAGTCGAGAGTACTTTAGAAAGAACTTTTTGCTCATCTTAATTATTGCGTTTATACCAGGAATCATTTCAGGTGTAGGAATTCAATGGTTTGGGGTCACGACCGTTAAAAAAGAATTGAGAGAACGTCACACGATTCAGATTGCGGAGACCGCTGAAATGGTTGATGACCAACTTGAATATCTTGAACTATCACTCTCCTATTGGGCGTTTGAAAAACGGTTTGGACCTGATTTAATGGACCGTAACTTTGTAAAAGACATTCTTGAAACAAGAGATATGATGCAGCTGCTTACAGTGATCCAAGGGAGTCATCCTCTAATTGAACGAGTGGAGCTATACATTAATAAAGACGATGAACCGCTCTTATTTAGTCCATTCTATAGTAAGGTAAAACCTGTAGAATACGCATATTATCAATCATTATTAAAATCCGACCATTCAATGGGCTGGGCTCATACACAACAGCCACGTTCAGATAGAGAAGAGTCTACCATATTAAGTCATTCCATTCCGGGTGCAAGTCAAATGCCGCTTGGTTTGCTTAGTGTGACACTCGATCAGAAGAAGTTTGGTCAACTCATTCAAACATTAAAAACAGATGAGCAAGGAATCACCTTTCTGATGAATAGTCGTCAGCAGATGATTGTGCCTGAAACCGACTCAAGTAACACTTATTTTGTAAGCGCTTTAAAAAATGAATTGACCCAGCTTGAAGATAGCTCAGGTTCCATTGAATATGTCTATAACGGCCACAGTTACTCTGTTTCCTTTGGGCAGTTTGACCGAGTGAATGATGAATGGACCTACGTATCTGCTGTCCCTTTGTCAGCCATAACTGCTCCTATTGAATGGATTTCAAGGAGCATTGTTATCATCTCAATAACTGGATTAGTGGTTGCGCTGATCTTGACCTGGTTTGGATCACAAACGATTTATCGTCCGGTAGAACGCTTAATTGAAAAGGTTCAGAAGGAAAACGCGGGAGATGAGTCCATTAATCCTCAAGGCGAGTTCACCTTGTTAGAAGAAGGGTTTACCCAACTCTATCAAGAAAGGCAACGACTCAAATCAAGATTAACATCTGAAACACCGCAGCTTCAAAAAAGCTTTCTGATTCAACTGAGTCAAGGGTACTTGTACCAACAAACGAAGCAGCAATTAACGGACCGGATGGAGAACTATGGATGGAAGATTGATCAGCATGTTTTTAGAGTGATAGATATTCAGGCAATTGGGTTAGAAGAAGGAAATCATAGTTTTATAACAAGTGATGAAGGGTTAATTACGTTTTCGATTCAAAATATCGTCGAAGAGCTTTGTGAAAAATACTTTGATCAATTTTCAGTACTGGATAACTACGATTTGTCTGTTAGCTTGTTTTTGATTGAGCAGCCATCTCAGACAAAAGAGATGCGCTCCTTTGTGCAGGAGTTAACCTCCCTTGTGAATCGACTTTTGAAGCTTCAACTCATTATTTCAGTAAGTGAGCCATCCAGTCAGGTTAAACGAATCCATGCACTGTTTGAAGAAACCAGGCAAGGCAAATACCAGCGGAGGTTTAAGAATCAAAACCAGATCCACTTTTTAGAAGAAACGCAGATGGAGCATAAGCGTAACCAGGCAAGCTACCCTTTTGAAGTAGAACGTGAGGTGGTTCAATCCATTCGCAAGGGTGATCGAGAGGAGATCCATCATCAACTTGAGCGATTCCTAAACCAATTAGTCGCAGATGCAAAAACGTGGGAGAACATTCAAATGGGGATGTTGCAGTTATTTAGTCGGATTCAGCACGAGATTCTTCATTCAGATATTCATTTAGAAGAGATCTTCTCAAACCGAAATCTGTACGCGGAGCTGAGTGTGATAAAAGAACCTGTGCGAATGTTAAATTGGCTAGAAACGAATGTGATTGAACCTTACCTAGCCCATCTAAAAGAACGTGTAAACCAAGAGGTGAAGGGTCTGGTGGAGAATGTCATTGATTATCTAAAATCTTCGTATATGCATGATATCTCACTTGATTACTGTGCAGAGAAATTCGAAACCAATGCACACACATTAAGTCGTAGCTTTAAAAAAGTAACTGGAATCAAATTTATTGATTATCTGACAGATCTTCGAATTGAGCACTCCAAAAGATTGCTTATTGAAACCAACCTGAAGATTCATGAAGTAGCAGAACAAGTCGGCTACAGACATAGTTATTTTAATCGAATCTTCAAAAAATCGGTGGACCTCTCACCGAGTGAGTTCCGCAAAAAGTTTGGACAATAA
- a CDS encoding extracellular solute-binding protein translates to MFRGKKAKLGLSLFSAGVVLLVGCSEKGSSTEGGEEGASIETIDIMTMSYTPEPPQNDSLVIKELEELTGKKMNMLFVPSTTYGDRFNVTLASGNLPHVMLGDKSPSYISAVRDGAFWDLTDYLDDYENLKINDIVKENVSIEGRVYGIPRARPLGRNAVVIRKDWLENLGMDMPETLEDFHEVLKAFTYDDPDGNGEDDTYGMAISEFEGPWDIMQTWFGAPNKWGFDESGELVPDFTTDEYREAIKWFNQIFEEGLINEDFAIMDPTQWTNPMVNEEVGLIVDVADTAGRMNKAMTDRDPELDDVLDVFGAVSGDHGLVTKPTTGYHSVFSVSKTSVKNEEELKEVLQFLNDLNSEEAQNLTINGIEGRHYEVEDGNLVSLVADDEKKRNEFQDLNQIQMYLPEEKFLKPEESELTKRSNVVMVQNEEIVLPDPAYPLVSKVYAQRGQQLDNIIGDARIQYIIGELDDAGFDEAVQTWMSSGGEDYVKEINELYKEAQSGSN, encoded by the coding sequence ATGTTTAGAGGGAAAAAGGCAAAGCTAGGCTTGTCCTTATTTAGCGCAGGAGTAGTACTTCTTGTAGGCTGTAGTGAAAAAGGATCTTCTACTGAAGGTGGTGAGGAAGGTGCATCTATCGAAACAATCGATATTATGACGATGAGCTACACACCAGAGCCTCCGCAGAATGATAGTCTGGTTATTAAAGAACTGGAAGAGCTGACAGGTAAGAAAATGAACATGTTATTTGTTCCTTCTACAACGTATGGTGATCGATTTAATGTAACACTCGCTTCAGGAAATCTTCCTCATGTGATGCTTGGCGATAAGAGTCCAAGTTATATAAGTGCCGTACGTGACGGTGCTTTTTGGGATTTGACGGACTATCTAGATGACTATGAGAATCTCAAGATCAACGATATTGTAAAAGAAAATGTTTCCATTGAAGGTCGTGTTTATGGGATTCCACGGGCTAGACCTCTTGGTAGAAATGCTGTGGTCATCCGGAAAGATTGGCTTGAAAACCTAGGAATGGATATGCCGGAAACATTAGAAGACTTTCATGAAGTTTTGAAAGCGTTTACTTATGATGATCCAGATGGAAATGGTGAGGATGATACGTACGGAATGGCGATATCAGAATTTGAGGGTCCTTGGGATATCATGCAAACGTGGTTTGGTGCACCAAATAAATGGGGTTTTGATGAAAGTGGCGAACTCGTACCAGACTTTACAACAGATGAGTACCGCGAAGCGATTAAGTGGTTCAATCAAATTTTTGAAGAAGGTTTGATTAATGAAGACTTTGCTATTATGGATCCAACGCAATGGACCAATCCAATGGTCAACGAAGAAGTTGGATTAATTGTTGATGTGGCGGACACGGCTGGTCGAATGAACAAAGCGATGACGGATCGAGATCCAGAGCTAGATGACGTTCTAGATGTCTTTGGTGCGGTCAGTGGGGACCATGGCTTAGTCACCAAACCAACAACAGGTTATCACAGCGTATTCTCTGTTTCAAAAACATCGGTAAAAAATGAAGAAGAGTTAAAAGAGGTACTGCAATTCTTAAACGATCTAAACTCTGAAGAAGCTCAGAACCTTACGATTAATGGAATCGAAGGCCGTCACTATGAGGTAGAGGATGGTAATTTAGTGAGCCTCGTTGCTGATGATGAGAAAAAGCGCAATGAGTTTCAGGATTTAAACCAAATTCAAATGTACCTTCCTGAAGAGAAATTCTTAAAGCCAGAGGAATCAGAGCTAACAAAACGTTCAAATGTTGTGATGGTTCAAAACGAAGAAATTGTGCTCCCGGATCCAGCGTATCCACTCGTATCAAAAGTTTATGCTCAACGTGGTCAACAGCTTGATAACATCATCGGAGACGCACGTATTCAATACATTATTGGCGAATTGGATGATGCGGGATTTGACGAAGCCGTTCAAACGTGGATGAGTTCTGGTGGTGAGGACTACGTAAAGGAAATAAATGAATTATACAAAGAAGCCCAATCTGGGTCGAATTAA
- a CDS encoding DUF4385 domain-containing protein, translating to MGYYDSVDFDNTDFRKEPHKYKVGRGEQGVLMVEPYKGEILPNWRFKTPDIAQESADTIYQQYCDYKENDDFVGMDMARKFLQMGYTRARRYANYPGGKKYDKNGDLNERDIDQTKAKSAEIFEEKWITVREDEEYLKMKKEHQKKYG from the coding sequence ATGGGATACTACGATTCAGTTGACTTTGATAATACGGACTTTCGCAAAGAACCACACAAGTACAAGGTCGGGCGCGGGGAGCAAGGTGTCTTAATGGTTGAGCCATATAAAGGAGAAATTTTACCTAATTGGCGGTTCAAAACACCTGATATTGCTCAGGAGTCAGCGGATACGATTTATCAGCAATACTGTGATTATAAAGAAAACGATGATTTTGTTGGAATGGATATGGCACGAAAGTTTTTACAGATGGGCTACACAAGAGCACGTCGCTACGCTAACTATCCCGGTGGCAAAAAGTACGACAAGAATGGAGATCTAAACGAGCGCGATATTGATCAAACAAAAGCCAAATCAGCAGAGATTTTCGAAGAGAAATGGATCACTGTGCGTGAGGACGAAGAGTACTTAAAGATGAAGAAAGAGCATCAGAAGAAGTATGGATGA
- a CDS encoding sugar ABC transporter permease produces the protein MTRLKGEPALQAPVNVSPKRSRFQRILRDKWMYLLLLPGVIYFLLFKILPMWGVLLAFQNYSPFLGFWGSEWVGFEHFQRFFSDPDFVRLMRNTVILAIYDLIFFFPAPIILALLLNEVRISIYKRTIQTLVYVPHFMSWVIIASISYVFLTTSGGIINVLVERLTGSQISFLSHPDWFRPMIIAQIIWKESGWGTVIFLAALAGVSQEQYEAAIVDGAGRFRRMWHVTLPALRSTIVILLILRLGNFLDQGFQQIYLMTNSLNRDVADVFDTYVYFMGITQGAFSYSTAVGLFKAVVGIILIFGANHLAKRFGQGGIF, from the coding sequence GTGACGAGGCTAAAAGGTGAACCTGCACTTCAAGCACCGGTAAACGTATCACCAAAAAGATCAAGATTTCAAAGGATCTTACGAGATAAATGGATGTATCTGCTGCTTTTACCCGGTGTGATCTATTTTCTCTTATTTAAAATCCTGCCAATGTGGGGTGTCTTACTTGCCTTTCAGAATTACTCGCCCTTTCTTGGGTTTTGGGGGAGTGAATGGGTAGGGTTTGAGCATTTTCAGCGATTCTTTAGTGATCCCGACTTTGTCAGGTTGATGAGAAATACAGTGATTTTAGCGATTTACGATTTGATCTTCTTCTTTCCGGCACCAATCATTTTAGCTCTATTGTTAAATGAAGTAAGAATATCGATCTATAAACGAACCATTCAGACCTTGGTTTATGTGCCGCACTTTATGTCGTGGGTGATTATCGCTAGTATTTCGTACGTGTTCTTAACAACAAGCGGAGGGATCATCAACGTTTTAGTGGAACGGTTAACAGGAAGTCAGATTTCATTTCTTTCCCATCCTGATTGGTTCAGACCCATGATCATTGCCCAGATTATTTGGAAGGAAAGTGGTTGGGGAACGGTTATCTTTTTAGCTGCTTTGGCGGGTGTAAGCCAGGAGCAATATGAAGCAGCTATTGTGGACGGGGCAGGACGTTTCCGGAGAATGTGGCATGTGACGCTTCCGGCATTAAGAAGTACGATTGTCATTCTACTCATTCTGAGACTAGGGAATTTCTTAGATCAAGGGTTCCAGCAAATTTATCTAATGACAAATTCATTAAACCGTGATGTAGCTGATGTATTTGATACGTATGTGTACTTTATGGGGATTACTCAGGGTGCCTTTAGTTACAGTACCGCGGTTGGTTTATTTAAAGCCGTCGTAGGAATTATTTTAATCTTTGGAGCAAATCATTTAGCCAAACGATTTGGTCAAGGCGGTATTTTCTAG
- a CDS encoding MetQ/NlpA family ABC transporter substrate-binding protein, translating to MKNTLKLLVAGLGIAALTACGSGDEETVKIGIAGTDARQWDFISDIAKEEGINIDIVSFNDYVQPNQALADGDIDANAFQTVSYFDNFREENNMDLEAIGTTILAPLGIYSDRYDSIKDIPDGAEILIANEVTNQARNLMLLQEAGLIELDDDFGVTSGLDKIKDNPKNLKLTEIVPANAPRLMQDVDAAVINNGIAVDAGLSPTEDSLAREDETATPYINIIAARGDNADDPTLQRIVEIYQSDEVKEYIEEEYKGATIPTFISLEELNSYPR from the coding sequence ATGAAAAACACATTAAAATTATTGGTAGCAGGACTTGGAATTGCAGCACTTACTGCATGTGGTTCAGGAGATGAAGAGACAGTTAAAATCGGTATCGCAGGAACAGATGCGCGTCAGTGGGATTTTATCTCTGATATCGCAAAAGAAGAAGGTATTAACATTGATATCGTAAGCTTTAATGACTATGTTCAACCAAACCAGGCGCTTGCGGACGGCGATATTGATGCAAATGCGTTCCAAACGGTATCTTATTTTGATAACTTCAGAGAAGAAAATAACATGGACTTAGAAGCCATTGGTACAACAATTCTTGCACCACTTGGTATTTATTCTGATCGTTACGATTCAATTAAAGACATTCCAGATGGAGCGGAAATTCTAATTGCGAATGAAGTAACAAACCAAGCGCGTAACCTTATGCTTTTACAAGAAGCAGGATTGATTGAGCTTGATGATGACTTTGGTGTAACAAGTGGATTAGATAAAATTAAAGACAACCCGAAGAATCTTAAACTGACAGAGATCGTTCCTGCTAACGCCCCGCGACTAATGCAAGACGTAGATGCAGCTGTTATTAATAACGGAATTGCTGTTGATGCTGGGCTAAGCCCAACAGAAGATTCACTTGCTCGTGAAGATGAAACAGCAACACCTTACATCAATATCATTGCTGCACGCGGAGACAATGCCGACGATCCAACGCTTCAACGTATCGTTGAAATTTATCAATCAGATGAAGTAAAAGAATACATTGAAGAGGAATACAAAGGAGCAACGATCCCAACGTTTATTTCTCTAGAGGAATTAAATAGCTACCCACGTTAA
- a CDS encoding carbohydrate ABC transporter permease yields MKIHNTPAGRVFDVFNHIILLFIGLVTFLPFVYIVAGSFATESEVIERSFFIWPQTFSLNAYEYIFSTTTFVRSIGVSVLVTIGGTIVSLFLTLTMAYPLSRKGLIGRNMLLNMIIFTMVFSGGMVPTYMVVRTLGLLDSLWALILPLAINPFYLIIVKNFFQMLPHELEESAKIDGCSEIGIFWRIVLPLSKPVIATFTLFYAVFYWNDFFQALLYISDSSKWPVQLLLQQIMNVADTRLGGEVDTMFQEPPAETLKLAVIVVATLPILLFYPFLQKHFAKGILIGSVKG; encoded by the coding sequence GTGAAGATTCATAACACTCCTGCAGGACGAGTTTTTGACGTATTTAATCATATCATTCTATTATTCATTGGGCTGGTGACCTTTCTTCCATTTGTCTATATTGTTGCTGGTTCATTTGCTACAGAATCTGAAGTGATAGAGCGATCCTTTTTTATCTGGCCCCAAACCTTTTCATTAAATGCGTATGAATATATCTTTTCAACAACAACTTTTGTTCGGAGTATTGGAGTATCCGTCTTAGTTACGATTGGTGGAACAATTGTCAGCTTGTTTCTCACTTTGACGATGGCTTATCCGCTTTCTCGAAAAGGATTAATCGGGCGAAACATGCTGTTGAACATGATTATTTTCACTATGGTATTTAGTGGAGGAATGGTTCCTACCTATATGGTTGTTCGTACACTAGGTTTACTTGATTCATTGTGGGCATTGATTCTTCCCCTTGCCATCAATCCGTTTTACTTAATCATTGTGAAGAACTTTTTTCAAATGCTTCCCCATGAATTGGAGGAATCAGCCAAGATTGATGGGTGTTCGGAGATAGGCATCTTTTGGAGAATTGTTCTTCCTCTCTCTAAACCGGTGATTGCAACATTCACATTGTTCTATGCTGTCTTTTACTGGAACGACTTCTTTCAGGCGCTTCTCTACATTAGTGATAGTAGCAAATGGCCGGTACAGCTTTTGCTTCAGCAAATCATGAATGTTGCGGATACGCGTCTTGGTGGAGAGGTGGATACAATGTTCCAGGAACCTCCAGCTGAGACCTTAAAGCTCGCGGTGATTGTCGTTGCAACATTACCAATCTTATTATTCTATCCGTTCTTGCAGAAACATTTTGCGAAGGGTATTTTGATTGGATCGGTTAAAGGGTAA
- a CDS encoding arylamine N-acetyltransferase codes for MELRKPTYDYLHQLCHAHLHTFAFENISKLILTASGEDWIPSIEQYIENYLLHHYGGTCYTLNSSFMHLLLKIGFNCSPVKVGKDHLAIIVSLNESNYYVDVGSAAPIFKPINLDLVEPSIRKFGSEKIQIIRNDLGYEYVRWKGNQKRDMDWTFNMRNRIQVDTFKPVYHRSIQPEASFMKILRCKIWQNNRGRSLSLINNEYTIEYNNGTKTTTYISSVSEMENLLDKQFNLKRMPIKTAIELLERHGIDIFQRK; via the coding sequence ATGGAGTTAAGGAAGCCAACATATGACTACCTGCACCAACTATGTCATGCTCACCTTCATACATTTGCATTTGAAAACATTAGTAAGCTGATCCTAACAGCTTCAGGTGAAGATTGGATACCATCTATAGAGCAATATATTGAGAATTACTTGCTGCACCATTATGGAGGAACCTGCTATACTCTGAACTCTTCATTTATGCACTTATTACTTAAAATTGGGTTTAACTGTTCACCAGTTAAAGTAGGAAAAGATCATTTAGCGATTATCGTATCATTAAACGAATCAAACTATTATGTAGATGTAGGGTCTGCAGCACCAATTTTTAAGCCGATTAACCTTGACTTAGTTGAACCCTCCATCAGAAAGTTTGGCTCTGAGAAGATACAAATTATACGGAATGATTTAGGATATGAATACGTGAGATGGAAGGGAAATCAAAAGCGAGATATGGATTGGACGTTTAACATGCGTAATAGAATTCAGGTGGATACGTTTAAGCCTGTTTATCATAGGTCAATTCAACCTGAGGCTTCGTTTATGAAGATTCTCCGTTGTAAAATATGGCAGAATAATCGTGGGCGATCACTTTCATTAATCAACAATGAATATACGATAGAGTATAATAACGGAACGAAAACAACTACGTATATATCTTCGGTTAGTGAGATGGAAAATTTGCTTGATAAGCAATTTAATTTAAAGCGCATGCCAATAAAAACTGCAATTGAATTACTGGAGAGACATGGGATAGATATATTTCAAAGAAAATGA